GGTTCGGATTCGGTCGACTAAGCCCACGATTCTCGAGCTACAGGGACTGTCTGAATGACAGAGTTCACTAGCCGCAGCATAGGAGAGTTAATGGACCTGTCACCACTTCCATTTGCGCTAACTCCTGTAGGTGCGGTCACTAGTGGCTGGGATATAGCGGTGGGGGAAGCCTCCGAGGTCGATCGGAACCAGGCGGCAGAGAATGCATTGCTTCGTCACGTCCACCATGTCTTTGCTGAGCGGCGTTTTGAATTTCGAGCCGCTGTTAGTAGACCGGGCGTTGCGGTGGAAGCCACGACAAGGAGACCTCCAATCCTGTGCTGCGTCATATCGATGGTGCGTTCCGAAACCACGCGCGAACAACACTTCACCTACAGGAACATCCAGGTAGCGGCGATTTAGTTCAGTGCAGCAAGCAGGCTTTCGGCCAAGTCTGACGCCGACAGCGTAAGCGTCACGAGAATTTGGAGGGTTTGTGAAGATCGTCTTCCTGCACGGTATCGGTGATGGAGACCCGGACTATAGGTGGCTGGATGGGCTGAACCGCGGTCTAGAACAAGCGGGACATCCGATCGTCGACCGTGATCAAGTGATCACACCGCGCTATAGCGAGTTGCTCAAAGGAGAAGGCCTAGAAGACGTCAAGATGCCGCCGGTCACCTATAAGGTTAAAGATGATCGGAGCTCGCGCAGCGATTTCGAACGTCGCCAGGCGCGCGTGCAGCGGTCCCTTCAATTAGAAGACGGCGTGCGCGCATTCGGCTTCAATCTGCTGCCAGATCCCGTGTGGGCTGCGGCACCGGGGTTCATCGTTGATCATGTGTCGGTCGCCAATCTCGTCCAAGTTCGGCGTTACGTCCGCGAAGAAAAGGTTCGGGCCAATGTGCTAAGTCGCATCCTTGACTACATCCCGACCCACGGCGACGTCATGCTCATTGCGCACAGTCTCGGCTCGGTTGTCGCCATCGATCTACTTGATCATCTGGCTACTGACTTGCACGTCCGCCGGTTCATTACGATAGGTAGTCCAGCGGCGATCCGTGCGGTGCATGAAGGCCGCGACCGTTTGCTGAAGAAGTTCCCCTATGGCCGAGTCGACGACTGGTCGAACTTCCTCAACGCCCGAGACATCGTGACCGGCGGTCGCGGTCTGGCCAGCACATTTCCTGGCGCGCAGGACTTCACGTTGACTAATGTCAGCGGGCACGGGGCAGACCTGTATCTAGGTGATCCCGCTGTGGCAAAGCTCGCCGCCCACTCGCTGTACCCCTCCAAAGAGTTAGCTCGCACGACTTCTGACATTGCCGTGCGATTAAGTGACGCCGACGCCGCCACACTGTTGCTTCAGCATTTCGCGGAGGCTGTAGCGCGCAACATCAAGGACGACGAGCGGGCGACAAGGTTCCGAGCAGCGCTTCGTATCCTGCGTGAAGACCTCGCAGCCCAGCTGGAGCAGAACGCCGCTGCGGGCCAACATCTAGCACCACAGATGGCCGATCTGGTCAACGGCAAGCTGCCGCGCCTTCCGCATCGATGGGAGCTCCACGAAGCCGTCGGCGAAATGGTCGTGCTGGCACTAATCAACTGTGTTGCTCCGTATGAGGTCGACCCTGAAGAGGCGCAACGAAAGGCTCTCAACGACATCGCCGTCGAACTCGGTCTCACCCGCAGCGTCGGCGACAGGGTGGCCGAGGCGATCAAGGA
The DNA window shown above is from Mycolicibacterium confluentis and carries:
- a CDS encoding lipase family protein, producing the protein MKIVFLHGIGDGDPDYRWLDGLNRGLEQAGHPIVDRDQVITPRYSELLKGEGLEDVKMPPVTYKVKDDRSSRSDFERRQARVQRSLQLEDGVRAFGFNLLPDPVWAAAPGFIVDHVSVANLVQVRRYVREEKVRANVLSRILDYIPTHGDVMLIAHSLGSVVAIDLLDHLATDLHVRRFITIGSPAAIRAVHEGRDRLLKKFPYGRVDDWSNFLNARDIVTGGRGLASTFPGAQDFTLTNVSGHGADLYLGDPAVAKLAAHSLYPSKELARTTSDIAVRLSDADAATLLLQHFAEAVARNIKDDERATRFRAALRILREDLAAQLEQNAAAGQHLAPQMADLVNGKLPRLPHRWELHEAVGEMVVLALINCVAPYEVDPEEAQRKALNDIAVELGLTRSVGDRVAEAIKEVGECVAGKGGFPLGRVLTAAAGVALIAAGPVGLAVAAPAGVFGAAAIVGGLAAFGPGGMVGGLAMLGGLAGVGAAAAAAAVAGGGGPAASVNNFEKLLMRIAAEYARKKLDLPFDTTVWFQLTDYEGQVSAVLNRLQAFSDVKAPTIVQLTAAQVAVRALLGFMMDKGLAPPEVSDDEKRALEMQAPLISP